One genomic region from Puniceicoccus vermicola encodes:
- a CDS encoding glycoside hydrolase family 130 protein: protein MTTVDTKPLKRITNNPILSEDDIPWDCMSVFNAGVCKWEGKYKMLFRTDSGSKEKPNARMTRIGLASSDDGYTWTVDEEPVFDQDKMRSWLKGEYAARFGDEELVRIYDPRITVIDGEIYLCFALDTAHGIRGGVARSTDFRNWTLLHISLPENRNMVLFPERVNGKIVRLDRPFPLYFRTKESFDIWISESPDGYHWGNHKLLLGAEEAECGNAKIGPGAPPIKTEKGWLTTFHAVTHNPDRNLGTWAHHGEWYKEYVAGLMLLDLENPSKIIGMSKEPLLKSEAPYELEGFRGSVIFPGGFILEDDNTVKMYYGAADTVVALAEGKLEDLLATIQPWT, encoded by the coding sequence ATGACAACAGTCGACACCAAACCCCTAAAACGTATCACCAATAACCCGATTCTCAGCGAAGATGACATCCCCTGGGATTGCATGTCCGTCTTCAATGCCGGCGTCTGTAAATGGGAGGGGAAATACAAAATGCTCTTCCGCACGGATAGCGGCAGTAAAGAGAAGCCGAATGCCCGTATGACTCGTATAGGCCTCGCTAGCAGTGACGATGGCTACACTTGGACGGTCGACGAAGAGCCGGTCTTTGATCAGGACAAAATGCGATCATGGCTGAAAGGCGAGTATGCCGCACGCTTCGGCGACGAAGAACTCGTCCGAATATATGACCCCCGCATTACCGTCATCGATGGTGAGATTTACCTCTGCTTTGCACTCGACACCGCCCATGGCATCCGAGGCGGAGTGGCTCGCAGCACAGACTTCCGAAACTGGACGCTTCTGCATATCTCTCTTCCGGAAAACCGTAACATGGTGCTTTTCCCCGAACGCGTTAATGGGAAAATAGTGCGCCTAGACCGCCCTTTCCCACTCTACTTTAGAACAAAAGAATCTTTTGATATTTGGATCAGCGAATCTCCCGATGGCTACCACTGGGGTAACCACAAGCTGTTACTTGGGGCGGAGGAAGCCGAATGCGGAAACGCGAAAATCGGTCCCGGCGCACCCCCAATCAAAACGGAGAAAGGATGGCTCACAACCTTCCACGCGGTCACCCATAATCCGGATCGCAACCTCGGAACCTGGGCGCACCATGGCGAATGGTATAAAGAGTATGTAGCTGGGCTCATGCTCCTCGACCTGGAGAATCCTTCCAAAATTATCGGCATGTCAAAGGAACCACTACTCAAGTCCGAAGCCCCCTACGAACTGGAAGGCTTCCGGGGTTCAGTGATATTCCCAGGCGGCTTCATCCTTGAAGACGACAACACCGTAAAGATGTATTACGGCGCAGCCGACACAGTTGTCGCATTGGCAGAAGGCAAACTGGAAGACCTGCTCGCCACCATACAGCCTTGGACCTAG
- a CDS encoding SGNH/GDSL hydrolase family protein, protein MIENDSDRGGFSSTQAYRNLQARRPQSVVLYGCSLTEHGEWTKAFSSWFETHYPDLVTVRNTSGSGKNSAWALEHLQSRVLDHKPDLVFIEFAYNDAHEKFDLSLEESEGNLEKILQELRAQNPEMTIVLQTMNVGWDAPNENRSASVRPQLLKYYQQYHRIAEKHGLQLIDHTSIWVKLKTEDPETFQKFVPDGSHPSPEASLQITWPSIQTWLESYKSNTSPA, encoded by the coding sequence ATGATTGAAAACGATTCAGATCGTGGAGGGTTTTCGTCCACACAAGCATACCGCAACTTACAGGCCAGACGACCTCAATCAGTTGTCCTCTATGGCTGCAGCCTGACTGAACATGGTGAATGGACCAAGGCGTTTAGCTCTTGGTTTGAAACTCACTACCCGGATCTAGTCACTGTGCGGAACACATCTGGCTCAGGTAAGAACTCGGCATGGGCACTGGAACATTTGCAATCACGAGTTCTGGATCACAAACCCGACTTAGTCTTCATCGAGTTCGCTTACAACGACGCTCATGAGAAGTTCGACCTTTCCCTGGAAGAATCTGAAGGGAACTTGGAGAAAATACTGCAAGAGCTACGAGCGCAGAATCCTGAAATGACGATCGTCTTGCAAACGATGAACGTTGGCTGGGACGCGCCAAACGAAAACCGAAGCGCATCCGTTAGACCACAACTCTTAAAATACTACCAGCAATATCATCGTATCGCAGAGAAGCACGGACTACAGCTCATCGATCACACCAGCATCTGGGTAAAACTCAAAACAGAAGATCCAGAGACATTTCAGAAGTTCGTCCCAGACGGCAGCCACCCCAGCCCGGAGGCCAGCCTGCAAATCACCTGGCCTTCGATCCAAACCTGGCTCGAAAGCTACAAGTCAAACACCTCCCCCGCATGA
- a CDS encoding polysaccharide deacetylase family protein, giving the protein MPKIPTTLAMLTLCALGATGSTAAENNQKPSLPYPTVTENLIISGAPVKIEIAPVYDNKTWAFTTRWDDNNLNALNMQAAMAEIGLKGSFYLNGSREDTAAAFAQQLSTSGTSVGGHTTNHLYLTTANANTVFDEILFNRIERESETDTTLNSFAFPFGRFQERSDPAALKRITRAWLNSGFHSSVYDRFIRSNPHMPEGYASTVIEVKPGDRKINAGSFRRQMDKVLSNPSAAQTHTPVISVGVHPWQPAAELEKFKSLLAEYMGRDDFWYENQTNISAYRFQALHTSIEPVTGQTDAYTVTRPRASIAGAAVPLTLVLTGPKPGKITLNSQVPGSQALSSQTLSVTPGQQPDTWLLNLPYPAYEPTTSKIDWLSCGPGFADTPHTASEFPGIKVELKPTQKGEWILQVTNDSKTELRNGSIILRLPPAYAQGVYYAGKLDLKPNESISKTFSAELDSHEPIMTDGAEFAVAQLDFTQGGEACRLYAVYRGEADTTAQNCVRDAFASAGPFTLDSIDLQQLVPFSAPDAALTAIGNTPGANWRISDSEQRTRFARDRVTISSTKPAWRQFAKPFSRKPSFIPVVADFTLPKASTVTITSALNIALVAIDGQEVTLEDNATSELPVGSHRLLLVFNTGKMIPFWCDYPQELKVLADGKPVSWLPAPKTE; this is encoded by the coding sequence ATGCCCAAAATCCCGACCACACTTGCCATGCTGACACTCTGCGCCCTTGGCGCGACCGGATCCACCGCGGCCGAGAACAATCAGAAGCCTTCCCTGCCCTACCCGACCGTAACAGAGAACCTGATCATCTCGGGCGCTCCCGTCAAAATCGAGATCGCTCCGGTCTACGACAACAAGACCTGGGCCTTCACCACCCGCTGGGACGACAACAACCTCAATGCGCTCAACATGCAGGCCGCCATGGCCGAAATCGGTTTGAAGGGGTCCTTTTACCTCAACGGGTCGCGCGAGGACACTGCGGCAGCCTTTGCCCAGCAGCTCAGCACCTCTGGCACCAGTGTCGGCGGGCACACCACCAACCACCTTTACCTGACTACGGCCAACGCCAACACGGTCTTTGACGAAATCCTCTTTAACCGCATCGAACGGGAAAGCGAAACCGACACCACGCTCAACTCTTTCGCCTTCCCCTTTGGCCGCTTTCAGGAGCGGTCGGACCCCGCCGCGCTGAAGCGGATCACCCGGGCTTGGCTGAACAGTGGCTTCCACAGTAGCGTCTATGATCGGTTCATCCGGAGTAACCCGCATATGCCCGAGGGCTATGCCTCGACGGTGATTGAGGTCAAACCCGGCGACCGCAAGATCAATGCTGGCTCTTTCCGCAGACAGATGGACAAGGTGCTTTCCAATCCATCAGCCGCCCAAACGCACACACCGGTCATCAGCGTTGGCGTGCATCCCTGGCAGCCCGCAGCCGAGCTGGAGAAGTTCAAGTCACTGCTGGCCGAGTATATGGGCCGGGACGACTTCTGGTATGAGAACCAGACCAACATCAGCGCCTACCGCTTTCAGGCCCTGCACACGAGCATCGAACCCGTTACCGGGCAGACGGATGCCTACACCGTGACCCGCCCGCGCGCCTCGATCGCCGGAGCAGCCGTGCCACTCACTCTGGTATTAACCGGCCCGAAGCCAGGCAAGATCACCCTCAATAGTCAGGTGCCCGGCAGTCAGGCGCTATCGAGCCAGACTCTGAGCGTCACCCCTGGCCAGCAGCCCGACACCTGGCTGCTCAACCTGCCCTACCCCGCATACGAGCCGACCACCAGCAAGATTGACTGGCTGTCTTGCGGCCCGGGCTTTGCCGACACCCCGCACACCGCGAGCGAGTTTCCCGGCATCAAAGTGGAGCTGAAGCCCACCCAAAAGGGCGAATGGATCCTTCAGGTAACCAACGACAGCAAGACGGAACTCCGTAACGGCAGCATCATTCTACGCCTTCCCCCAGCCTATGCGCAGGGCGTCTATTACGCCGGTAAGCTCGACCTCAAGCCTAACGAAAGCATCTCCAAAACCTTTTCCGCCGAACTGGACAGCCACGAGCCGATCATGACCGACGGGGCCGAGTTTGCCGTAGCGCAGCTGGACTTCACCCAAGGCGGGGAAGCCTGCCGCCTCTACGCCGTCTACCGCGGCGAGGCCGACACCACGGCCCAAAACTGCGTGCGCGATGCCTTCGCCTCAGCAGGCCCCTTTACGCTCGACAGCATCGACCTACAGCAACTGGTGCCTTTCAGTGCCCCGGACGCAGCCCTCACCGCCATCGGTAACACGCCCGGAGCCAACTGGCGCATCAGTGACAGCGAGCAGCGCACCCGCTTTGCCCGCGACCGGGTCACCATCTCCAGCACTAAGCCCGCCTGGCGCCAGTTCGCGAAGCCCTTTAGCCGCAAGCCAAGCTTCATCCCTGTCGTAGCCGACTTTACGCTACCCAAGGCATCGACGGTCACCATCACGAGCGCCTTGAACATCGCCCTGGTCGCCATCGATGGCCAGGAGGTCACCCTCGAGGACAACGCCACCTCCGAACTCCCAGTCGGATCTCACCG
- a CDS encoding sugar phosphate isomerase/epimerase family protein, whose translation MKLEQVAAITYTIRDHCQTESDFRKSMFKLAEIGYRAVQISTRPPIEEMKPSAILEACKDAGLTICATHEPSKTIVENPEASVEVLQRLNCKYTAFPHPGDIDLTNLAEIENLAKKLDHAGSVFRKAGQILTYHNHAIELIHLQDKTVLEHIYEKTDPANLMAELDTYWIHAAGCCMLDWSQKLKGRLPLLHLKDIGVLQKNQIGMMEIGAGNLDFKAIIAAAETAGCEWFIVEQDHCPGDPFDSLRKSFDYIRSELVTR comes from the coding sequence ATGAAACTCGAACAAGTTGCCGCCATCACCTACACCATACGCGATCATTGCCAAACTGAGAGCGATTTCAGGAAAAGCATGTTCAAACTCGCTGAGATCGGGTATCGGGCAGTTCAAATCAGCACACGTCCACCGATCGAGGAAATGAAACCCTCTGCCATCCTCGAAGCCTGTAAGGACGCTGGCCTAACAATCTGCGCGACGCACGAACCGTCTAAAACAATTGTAGAGAACCCGGAAGCCTCGGTTGAAGTCCTACAGCGACTCAACTGCAAATACACGGCATTCCCACATCCAGGTGATATCGATTTAACCAACCTCGCTGAAATTGAAAACCTAGCAAAAAAGTTAGACCATGCAGGTAGCGTTTTCCGCAAGGCAGGCCAAATACTCACCTACCACAATCATGCGATCGAGTTGATTCACCTTCAGGATAAAACCGTCCTAGAGCATATTTACGAGAAGACGGACCCTGCCAACCTTATGGCAGAATTGGACACTTACTGGATTCATGCCGCGGGCTGCTGCATGCTTGACTGGAGCCAGAAACTGAAAGGTCGCCTACCGCTATTGCACCTAAAAGACATTGGCGTCCTCCAGAAGAACCAAATAGGAATGATGGAAATCGGAGCGGGTAATTTAGACTTCAAAGCGATTATCGCAGCTGCCGAGACGGCTGGATGCGAATGGTTTATTGTCGAGCAAGACCACTGCCCCGGAGATCCCTTTGATTCGCTAAGAAAGAGCTTCGACTACATCCGCTCTGAACTGGTTACCCGGTAG